One segment of Carcharodon carcharias isolate sCarCar2 chromosome 16, sCarCar2.pri, whole genome shotgun sequence DNA contains the following:
- the dmrta2 gene encoding doublesex- and mab-3-related transcription factor A2: protein MELRTELSTTQTTPTAIPVSVSGTLLRAPPLLLRATEKYPRTPKCARCRNHGVVSALKGHKRYCRWKDCMCAKCTLIAERQRVMAAQVALRRQQAQEENEARELQLLYGTAEGLAIAAANGMIPSRSSYDVFGSVCSEGNTETKLQKYELFQKSLLPRAGTPQQSLVKPSDSESGTGNVPGTSSPDVRHGSGSENGDGESFLSSPICKVLKEGQDSPRTITPLGSDSGSEAEKDERDGTPSTGARQRTPIEILTRVFPSHKRSVLELVLQGCGGDVVQAIEQILNNREQEKVSEETWHRDRTHQTVQGPTSHRPLVAGAVPPAIGTLGNRSAFSPLQPNAAHFTTDPNAYAIGPHLGLNPLRLAYSAHSRGLAFMTPYSTTGLVPTLGFRPPMDYAFSDLMRDRSNLHKDQVYTNGLYGSVVNNNPDKQ from the exons ATGGAATTGCGTACGGAGCTTTCTACCACCCAGACTACTCCGACAGCCATACCTGTCTCAGTGTCGGGGACTCTCCTCCGTGCTCCGCCTTTGCTTCTACGCGCCACCGAAAAGTACCCTAGGACTCCCAAGTGCGCCCGATGCAGAAACCACGGGGTCGTCTCAGCTCTGAAGGGCCACAAACGTTATTGTCGCTGGAAGGATTGCATGTGTGCCAAGTGCACCCTGAtcgccgagagacagagagtgatggcgGCTCAGGTAGCCCTGAGGAGGCAGCAGGCACAGGAAGAAAACGAAGCTCGGGAGCTGCAACTTCTGTACGGGACGGCGGAAGGATTGGCGATTGCAGCTGCCAACGGCATGATTCCATCCCGGTCTTCTTACGACGTGTTTGGTTCGGTCTGCTCCGAGGGTAACACAG AAACTAAACTCCAGAAGTATGAGTTATTTCAAAAAAGTTTATTGCCACGAGCTGGTACTCCACAACAGTCCTTAGTGAAGCCGAGTGACAGTGAGTCGGGTACTGGCAATGTGCCTGGGACCTCGTCCCCAGATGTTCGTCACGGATCTGGGTCAGAGAACGGAGACGGAGAATCCTTTCTTAGCTCTCCCATCTGTAAAGTTCTTAAAGAAGGACAAGATAGCCCAAGGACCATCACGCCACTGGGCTCTGATTCTGGGTCAGAGGCAGAAAAGGACGAGAGAGACGGTACCCCCTCCACTGGTGCCCGTCAGAGGACTCCCATTGAAATTCTAACCAGAGTGTTTCCTTCGCACAAGAGAAGCGTTCTGGAGCTGGTCCTTCAAGGTTGCGGTGGGGACGTTGTCCAAGCCATCGAGCAGATTCTCAACAATAGAGAGCAAGAAAAAGTTTCCGAAGAAACATGGCACCGTGATAGGACTCATCAGACTGTCCAAGGACCTACATCACATCGACCACTAGTAGCTGGGGCCGTGCCTCCTGCCATTGGGACTCTGGGTAACAGGTCTGCTTTTTCACCACTCCAGCCCAATGCGGCCCATTTTACTACAGATCCCAACGCCTATGCCATTGGGCCACATCTAGGACTCAATCCTCTTCGCTTAGCATATTCAGCCCATAGTAGGGGACTTGCTTTCATGACGCCTTATTCCACAACAGGTCTTGTCCCAACACTGGGCTTTCGTCCACCAATGGATTACGCCTTCAGCGACCTCATGCGAGATAGGTCCAACTTACACAAAGATCAAGTGTACACTAATGGACTTTACGGATCAGTTGTAAATAATAACCCGGATAAACAGTAA